In Hydractinia symbiolongicarpus strain clone_291-10 chromosome 13, HSymV2.1, whole genome shotgun sequence, a single genomic region encodes these proteins:
- the LOC130624205 gene encoding uncharacterized protein LOC130624205 translates to MASTFVIDSTTCDSRHKVQFNFKNSMYEYNKESSVINGCVIVNVFNSVFQHNHAIVGGVIKILKNVKAKVSRSQFINNTARTKGGALFLQQARNVVIKNSRFTRNTANRGGAIFSENSSLGVTNSSFRLNCAGVSGGTIDHKTPVGNKALFLSRVDIYSFCEKVSPRGCIIFSQSQTRLRNVYLKLELHRKDRIKFIRAINGFHVRFARAWNTTLVCPINFQPIIARVGKNKRLSAFQCKKCEKGTYTITTGQVDIFTNKTSVVIKKKNGMCHKCPLGGKCKQVITSRDNYWGFVDHQTNQVSFVSCPTSYCCSKYTNRCRSYDTCNHHRGGFLCGSCFTAYTQSYFTEQCIKTDQCQPKLFWILNVLYCFVYVLFLIYINDAVFACKKVASKIKERIIVSECATPAHEKESFEMPLISTISTTPSITKATEYEEILSRTALTLSGIKKIFFFFYQMQLLLHVNTTRNVEHGFLYKLKNLIQDVFNFQLVSLKLSTLCPMTSLQPSTKQVTKLSTIYTMFSILITCYALKKALDVYRRKQEKNKIYPSQINREEEKAMKTEKAESGNTHLPFQLKIKQCFVQILLLSYTSLAIFTFKMVKCVQIDNTARLFIHADIICYTWWQYALVVFACLWIIPFAFSVSLATKMLNDKRLTIRMFYGALLFPPLCFYMFVTQKRMDKNYRITYSQDKKQERKVLLNIFEGPFKRKATKFKRNINWEVVIIFRRLLLTILCVFIINPVYRLFTTFPVLITYCAHSIYVKPYFTTSLNRLEVASLFVLLIFNVTDMLWAFTYVMDFTDVPGFEVLTLCIVWLEDILLTLPLAAAFVVGFLVIIREIIFYFRIRYRC, encoded by the coding sequence ATGGCTTCCACTTTTGTCATCGATTCAACCACATGTGACAGCAGACACAAAgttcaatttaattttaaaaattcaatgtaTGAATATAACAAAGAATCTTCTGTTATCAATGGTTGCGTTATTGTGAATGTTTTTAATTCAGTTTTCCAGCACAATCACGCTATCGTAGGCGGCGTGATTAAGATATTAAAGAACGTAAAGGCTAAAGTTTCGCGCTCTCAATTCATAAACAACACAGCAAGAACCAAAGGTGGAGCTTTATTTTTACAGCAAGCAAGAAATGTAGTAATCAAGAATTCTCGATTTACAAGAAATACAGCTAATCGAGGTGGTGCGATCTTTAGTGAAAATTCCAGCTTAGGTGTTACGAACTCTTCGTTTCGTTTAAATTGTGCCGGTGTTTCAGGGGGGACTATTGATCACAAAACTCCTGTTGGAAATAAAGCCTTGTTTCTCTCAAGGGTCGATATCTATTCTTTTTGTGAGAAAGTTTCTCCACGAGGTTGTATCATCTTTTCTCAAAGTCAAACGCGCCTCAGAAATGTTTATCTTAAGCTTGAACTCCATAGAAAAGACCGCATAAAATTTATTCGCGCTATTAATGGATTTCACGTTCGATTCGCCCGTGCATGGAATACTACATTAGTTTGTCCAATCAATTTCCAACCGATAATTGCACGAGTTGGTAAAAACAAACGCCTCTCCGCTTTCCAGTGTAAAAAATGCGAGAAAGGAACATACACAATAACAACAGGACaagttgatatttttacaaacaaaacatctgtagtgataaaaaagaaaaatggtatGTGTCATAAATGTCCTTTGGGTGGAAAATGTAAGCAAGTCATAACAAGCCGCGATAACTACTGGGGCTTTGTTGACCATCAAACAAACCAAGTCAGCTTCGTATCATGTCCAACATCGTACTGTTGTTCGAAATACACCAATCGGTGTCGTTCCTACGATACGTGCAATCACCACCGTGGAGGATTTTTATGCGGTTCATGTTTCACTGCATATACGCAGAGTTATTTCACCGAACAATGTATAAAAACCGACCAATGTCAACCAAAGCTGTTTTGGATTTTGAATGTTCTGTATTGTTTCGTATATGTGCTTTTTCTGATTTACATCAATGATGCTGTCTTTGCATGCAAGAAAGTAGCCagcaaaataaaagaaagaataaTTGTTAGTGAATGTGCTACGCCTGCACAcgaaaaagaaagttttgaaaTGCCCCTGATATCTACAATTTCTACAACTCCATCCATAACAAAAGCGACAGAATATGAGGAAATATTATCTCGCACAGCCTTGACGTTATCTGGtatcaaaaaaatcttttttttcttttatcaaatGCAACTTCTGCTTCACGTAAACACAACACGAAATGTAGAACATggatttttatacaaattaaaaaacttgATACAAGACGTTTTCAATTTCCAATTAGTCAGCCTAAAACTATCAACGCTGTGCCCCATGACAAGCTTGCAACCGTCAACAAAGCAAGTCACGAAACTCAGTacaatatatacaatgttttcaattttaataacTTGCTACGCCCTGAAGAAAGCTCTCGATGTTTACCGACGTaagcaagaaaaaaacaagatatatCCTTCACAGATAAACAGGGAGGAAGAAAAAGCAATGAAAACAGAGAAGGCGGAATCAGGAAATACACATTTACCGTTCCAATTAAAAATCAAGCAgtgttttgttcaaattttgTTGCTAAGTTACACCTCTTTGGCAATCTTTACTTTCAAAATGGTTAAATGTGTGCAGATTGATAATACGGCCCGTTTGTTTATACACGCTGATATCATTTGTTACACATGGTGGCAATACGCACTTGTCGTATTTGCTTGTCTCTGGATAATCCCGTTTGCTTTTTCTGTGAGTTTAgcaacaaaaatgttaaatgaTAAACGACTGACCATACGTATGTTTTACGGCGCACTTCTTTTCCCGCCcttatgtttttatatgttcGTTACACAAAAACGCATGGATAAGAATTATCGTATAACATATTCACAGGATAAAAAGCAAGAGCGGAAAgtacttttaaatatatttgaggGACCATTTAAAAGAAAAGCTACTAAATTCAAAAGGAATATAAACTGGGAAGTTGTAATTATATTTCGAAGGTTGTTACTGACAATCTTGTGCGTGTTTATTATTAACCCTGTATATAGACTATTTACAACTTTTCCAGTGCTCATAACCTACTGTGCTCATAGCATTTACGTGAAGCCGTATTTCACTACGTCTCTGAACAGGCTCGAAGTGGCTTCTTTATTTGTCTTGCTAATCTTTAATGTAACGGACATGTTGTGGGCGTTTACCTATGTTATGGATTTCACTGACGTACCTGGTTTTGAAGTTCTCACATTATGTATCGTATGGTTGGAAGACATCCTGTTGACATTGCCATTAGCAGCTGCGTTTGTTGTAGGATTTTTGGTAATAATTCGAgagatcattttttattttagaattaGGTACAGATGTTAA
- the LOC130623573 gene encoding ion channel TACAN-like has product MAASIREITSIEEWEKEWDGFENNIKKLKENEYAKLLQLMDEYRNAQAKLQKGVDYQLKNVGAFAKSLKAVGRKQTSSKEKENFLEMTKKLNGIQCHFDELQQALPKKAGWFLRACIGEINVSLFWQKQHYKDVYEKFKLKTMMIAMVFALFNLFVVHSRFFDALFNGILVWYYSSLTLQEQILRANGSRIKGWYVTHHYLSILMSGFLLIWPKSVTYQLFRTQFYYFALYLSFVQFLQYHYQHGMLYRMRALGRGSNMDLTQDVFRSYMLKGLTFLVPFLVAGYIFQLYNGYVLYRLSQHEECREWQVLASSLLFFVIAVGNIYTLAVVLRQKATSTIRLPCG; this is encoded by the exons ATGGCTGCGTCTATACGTGAAATAACTTCAATTGAAGAATGGGAAAAAGAGTGGGATGGATttgaaaataatatcaaaaaattaaag GAAAACGAATATGCAAAGCTGCTGCAGTTAATGGATGAGTATCGCAATGCTCAAGCAAAGCTACAGAAAGGTGTTGACTATCAGTTAAAGAATGTGGGAGCTTTTGCTAAGTCACTAAAAGC tgtTGGAAGAAAACAAACTTCTtcaaaagaaaaggaaaattttttagaGATGACAAAGAAACTGAATGGCATCCAATGCCACTTTGATGAACTCCAACAAGCTTTACCCAAGAAAGCTGG ATGGTTTCTTCGAGCGTGCATTGGAGAAATTAATGTTTCATTATTCTGGCAAAA GCAACATTACAAAGATGTGTATgagaaatttaaattaaaaacgaTGATGATAGCTATGGTGTTTGCATTGTTTAATCTCTTTGTTGTTCATTCCAG ATTCTTCGACGCGCTATTTAATGGTATATTAGTTTGGTATTACAGCTCCTTAACGTTACAAGAACAAATTCTGCGAGCTAATGGTTCTAG gATCAAAGGCTGGTATGTTACCCACCATTATTTATCCATTTTGATGTCAGGATTCCTACTGATATG GCCGAAAAGTGTGACGTATCAATTGTTTCGCACCCAGTTCTACTACTTTGCGCTGTACTTAA GTTTTGTTCAGTTTCTTCAGTATCATTATCAACATGGTATGTTATATCGAATGCGTGCTTTAGGGCGTGGTAGTAACATGGACTTGACACAAG ATGTCTTTCGTTCGTACATGTTAAAAGGACTGACTTTTTTAGTGCCTTTTCTTGTCGCAGGTTAT ATTTTCCAGTTGTACAACGGATACGTTTTGTATAGACTCAGTCAACACGAAGAATGCAGAGAGTGGCAG gTTTTAGCAAGCTCTCTTCTCTTCTTCGTCATCGCTGTTGGAAACATCTACACGCTTGCAGTTGTGTTACGTCAAAAAGCTACATCTACCATTCGGCTGCCGTGTGGTTAA
- the LOC130623572 gene encoding uncharacterized protein LOC130623572: MEHIVESACNSPHCSMKQSRACFNTFPSATVKSSFVHDVQKWFLEATTSVCGKKVNQNISDEFSFVDENITTGIKNRYCNGNRKYKARFFKKLPQLLVVDVAGDIDPIDMATIPEQLHIRFSTNQGNRYELVAITLWKGSHYTAKIRFNGVWLFYDGMLDVLGKTSLKECFPGYTPTYCLFLATQQLADMKAPTAPTDELESSQNDNIQLPETATVMADESEDGAEPVAFKDMNDEEKSIFILSCFTQIEIAKESVYGNSSVQLDNLRSPSEVPETVVDELVDITLVRDFCSKKAYSKMAATIQEKKHAPLWKCSHCRRKIGKGRSIACDRCLVWCHFKCSKLAVKPLGDWFCDLCLHIAKKDFQQRQQQREAEKEVEDEEERERQWRREFLPLLYKNGTLDYLVQQSKLPEVNPLLLIKRSGSKYQAFYNEILAKKHPQFYQKLMRHSNIAEPTGVITNYIRMKYPCEFDVGRLSLNRIQFLLVEIIDRVNKKSDVKTINDNI, encoded by the exons ATGGAACATATTGTGGAGTCAGCTTGCAACAGTCCGCATTGTAGCATGAAACAATCGAGAGCCTGCTTCAACACATTTCCTTCGGCAACGGTGAAAAGTTCATTTGTCCATGATGTCCAAAAGTGGTTTCTTGAAGCAACAACGTCAGTTTGTGGAAAGAAAGTAAATCAGAACATATCTGACGAGTTTTCTTTCGTCGACGAAAACATAACAACAGG GATAAAGAACAGATATTGTAATGGAAACAGAAAATACAAGGcccgattttttaaaaagcttccTCAACTATTAGTTGTTGATGTTGCAGGCGATATTGACCCAATAGACATGGCTACCATTCCCGAACAATTACACATTCGGTTTTCCACAAATCAAGGAAATAG atatgaGTTGGTTGCAATCACACTATGGAAGGGATCGCATTACACCGCAAAAATCAGGTTCAATGGCGTATGGTTATTCTATGATGGTATGTTGGATGTTTTAGGAAAAACTTCACTCAAAGAATGTTTTCCGGGTTATACCCCAACATATTGCTTGTTCCTTGCGACACAACAACTCGCAGATATGAAAG caccAACAGCACCAACGGACGAGCTTGAAAGTAGCCAAAACGATAACATACAGTTACCCGAAACTG ctACTGTAATGGCCGACGAATCAGAGGACGGTGCTGAACCAGTTGCGTTTAAAGATATGAATGATGAAGAAAAATCTATCTTCATATTATCATGTTTTACGCAAATTGAAATTGCTAAAGAATCTGTGTATGGAAACAGCTCGGTCCAATTGGATAATCTGAGATCTCCGTCTGAGGTGCCAGAAACTGTGGTGGATGAGTTGGTTGATATAACGCTAGTTAGGGATTTCTGCTCCAAAAAAGCATACAGCAAAATGGCAGCAACGATACAGGAGAAAAAACATGCGCCTTTGTGGAAATGCAGTCATTGCAGACGAAAAATTGGAAAAGGAAGATCAATTGCATGCGATCGCTGTCTTGTCTGGTGTCATTTTAAATGCTCCAAATTGGCTGTAAAACCCTTAGGGGACTGGTTTTGCGATCTATGTTTACATATTGCAAAAAAAG ATTTCCAGCAGCGTCAACAACAAAGAGAAGcag AGAAAGAAGTAGAAGACGAAGAAGAAAGGGAGAGGCAATGGAGGAGAGAGTTTTTGCCATTATTATACAAAAACGGTACCCTGGACTACCTGGTACAACAATCGAAGCTGCCTGAAGTAAATCCACTACTTCTGATTAAACGTTCTGGTAGCAAGTATCAAGCATTTTATAACGAAATACTGGCGAAAAAACATCctcaattttatcaaaaactgaTGCGTCATTCGAACATTGCAGAGCCAACTGGAGTCATCACCAATTACATTCGGATGAAGTACCCGTGCGAATTCGATGTAGGGAGATTATCCTTAAACCGCATTCAGTTTTTGTTGGTGGAAATTATTGAtagagtaaataaaaaaagcgaTGTAAAGACCATAAATGATAATATATAG